A genomic segment from Aegilops tauschii subsp. strangulata cultivar AL8/78 chromosome 1, Aet v6.0, whole genome shotgun sequence encodes:
- the LOC109768904 gene encoding E3 ubiquitin-protein ligase WAV3 has translation MNLNRVQHGACGNAIMQSLSSCTICQTSLTAISSACGQRPIAKPGAAMESNSSTCAICNGDMRRGGGGGSGFTADCSHQFHYRCVSGSLASSRQACPLCSARCRDLPSFRSSKSYTPSQPPPASRAPAQPFFRPMEPRVFDDDDPVLRAPRPLGDRQYGAASATSSGSLAVALSTHCEYSSLARDAPHENFAVLVHARAPGTGSAATGGAPSRARAPIDLVTVLDVSGSMVGSKLALLKQAMGFVVDSLGPADRLCVVSFSSGANRLMRLARMSESDGGKDLAKRAVQSLAAGGGTNIGAALRKAAKVLDDRLHKNAVASVILLSDGQDTYTVPRRGRDANYDALVPPSFMYTGAGDRSAPVHTFGFGTDHDAAAMHTIAEATGGTFSFIENEADIQDAFAQCIGGLLSVAVQELRVDIACPQSGVRVRSVNSGRYRSHINVDGRSASIDVGELYADEERRFLLLMDVPRARSTTDVTHLMQVSCAYRDMVTGRPTNVDGEDAVVLRPSRAVSLERSAEVERERVRLAATDGIAAARAAAERGAHEEAAEILQSGQRAVARSAAARAGDSMCVELSRDLQEMSTRVADRRRYELSGRAYMLAGLSSHAQQRATSRQMSGDSGTTRRTAEAALGTTVISTTGATASYSYVTPAMMDMLDRSRRSREMTALSQQRSKERRRSAHY, from the coding sequence ATGAATTTAAATCGTGTTCAACACGGAGCGTGCGGGAACGCAATAATGCAATCGCTGTCATCTTGTACTATTTGTCAAACCTCTCTCACCGCAATTTCCTCTGCCTGCGGTCAGAGGCCCATAGCCAAGCCAGGGGCGGCAATGGAGAGCAACAGCAGCACCTGCGCCATCTGCAATGGCGACAtgcggcgtggcggcggcggcggcagcggcttcACGGCCGACTGCTCCCACCAGTTCCACTACCGTTGCGTCTCCGGGAGCCTCGCCAGCAGCCGCCAAGCCTGCCCGCTCTGCAGCGCGCGATGCCGCGACCTGCCGTCCTTCCGCTCCTCCAAGAGCTACACGCCGTCACagccgccgcccgcgtcgcgcGCGCCGGCACAGCCGTTCTTCCGCCCCATGGAGCCACGCGTCTTCGACGACGACGACCCGGTGCTCCGGGCGCCTCGGCCTCTCGGCGACCGGCAGTATGGTGCCGCGAGTGCGACGTCCAGCGGGTCATTGGCGGTGGCGCTCAGCACGCACTGCGAGTACTCGTCTCTGGCGCGGGACGCGCCCCACGAGAACTTCGCCGTGCTTGTGCATGCCAGGGCTCCGGGGACTGGTAGCGCCGCCACCGGAGGGGCGCCGTCGCGCGCGCGGGCGCCAATCGACCTGGTCACCGTGCTCGACGTGAGCGGCAGCATGGTGGGGAGCAAGCTGGCGCTGCTGAAGCAGGCCATGGGCTTCGTCGTCGACAGCCTCGGCCCTGCGGACCGCCTCTGCGTCGTGTCCTTCTCGTCCGGCGCCAACCGCTTGATGCGGCTCGCGCGCATGTCGGAGTCGGACGGCGGGAAGGACCTGGCGAAGCGCGCCGTGCAGTCCctcgcggcgggcggcggcacCAACATCGGGGCCGCCCTCCGCAAGGCCGCCAAGGTGCTGGACGACCGCCTCCACAAGAACGCCGTCGCGAGCGTGATACTTCTGTCGGACGGGCAGGACACGTACACCGTGCCCAGGCGCGGCCGTGACGCCAACTACGACGCGCTCGTGCCGCCTTCCTTCATGTACACCGGAGCCGGCGACCGGTCCGCGCCTGTCCACACGTTTGGGTTCGGCACCGACCACGACGCGGCGGCGATGCACACCATCGCCGAGGCCACCGGCGGCACGTTCTCGTTCATCGAGAACGAGGCGGACATCCAGGACGCATTCGCTCAATGCATCGGGGGGCTCCTCTCCGTCGCCGTGCAGGAATTGCGCGTTGACATCGCGTGCCCGCAATCGGGGGTGCGCGTCCGGTCGGTCAACTCCGGCCGCTACAGGAGCCACATCAACGTTGACGGCCGCTCCGCCTCCATCGACGTCGGCGAGCTGTACGCCGACGAGGAGAGGCGCTTCTTGCTGCTCATGGACGTGCCGAGGGCCCGATCCACCACGGATGTCACCCACCTGATGCAAGTCAGCTGCGCTTACCGAGACATGGTGACTGGACGGCCAACGAACGTGGACGGCGAGGACGCGGTGGTGCTGAGGCCCTCGCGGGCGGTGAGCCTGGAGCGCTCCGCGGAGGTCGAGCGGGAGCGCGTCCGGTTGGCGGCGACGGACGGCATCGCCGCGGCTCGTGCGGCGGCAGAGCGGGGCGCTCACGAGGAGGCGGCCGAGATACTCCAGAGCGGGCAGCGAGCCGTCGCGCGCTCGGCGGCGGCCCGAGCAGGGGACTCCATGTGCGTAGAGTTGTCCCGAGATCTGCAGGAGATGAGCACCCGCGTAGCGGACCGGCGGCGGTACGAGCTGTCCGGGCGCGCGTACATGCTGGCAGGGCTGAGCTCGCACGCGCAGCAGCGCGCGACGTCGCGGCAGATGTCAGGCGACAGCGGGACGACGCGCCGCACGGCAGAGGCGGCCCTTGGCACGACGGTAATATCTACGACGGGCGCCACGGCGTCCTACTCGTACGTGACGCCGGCGATGATGGACATGCTGGACCGATCGCGGAGATCGCGGGAAATGACGGCGCTGTCGCAGCAGAGGAGTAAGGAGCGGCGAAGGAGCGCACACTACTGA